The following are encoded in a window of Vigna unguiculata cultivar IT97K-499-35 chromosome 8, ASM411807v1, whole genome shotgun sequence genomic DNA:
- the LOC114193791 gene encoding protein PATRONUS 2-like codes for MAKFVAPGNLMIKDENLGIHSKKIVNSKNSKTGGKKGGSGIASRKALNDITNKASFHPETSIKKNNLHKEDINVKEEMFLHDHKKCIEAQKAAMRNFDLETVLPKDDSMFILEQIKVPESPRCYPEPVELPMSDFSDWLDYSMQWSSPPSSPLAWDSPPSPLAWQNKAFEFVLKEEIDACV; via the exons ATGGCTAAATTTGTTGCTCCTGGAAACTTGATGATCAAAGATGAAAACTTGGGAATTCATTCCAAAA AGATTGTCAACTCGAAGAATTCTAAGACAGGTGGAAAGAAAGGTGGTTCAGGGATTGCAAGCCGAAAAGCTTTAAATGATATAACAAACAAAGCATCATTTCACCCTGAAAcctcaattaagaaaaataatttacataagGAAGATATTAATGTAAAGGAGGAAATGTTTTTGCATGATCACAAGAAATGCATTGAGGCTCAAAAAGCTGCAATGAGAAATTTCGATCTGGAGACAGTTCTTCCAAAAGATG ATTCCATGTTTATTCTAGAGCAGATAAAG GTTCCTGAATCCCCTCGATGCTACCCGGAACCAGTAGAATTGCCAATGTCTGATTTTTCTGATTGGTTGGACTATTCGATGCAGTGGAGCTCTCCTCCATCATCTCCATTAGCATGGGACTCTCCACCATCACCCCTTGCATGGCAAAACAAAGCATTTGAATTTGTTCTGAAGGAAGAAATTGATGCCTGCGTGTAA
- the LOC114193506 gene encoding PH, RCC1 and FYVE domains-containing protein 1-like isoform X1 produces MEGFGMASDLSRTGPVERDIEQAITALKKGACLLKYGRRGKPKFCPFRLSNDESVLIWFSGKEEKHLKLSHVSRIISGQRTPIFQRYPRPEKEYQSFSLIYNDRSLDLICKDKDEAEVWFSGLKALISRSHHRKWRTESRSEGIPSEANSPRTYTRRSSPLNSPFGSNESLKKDSGDHLRLHSPYESPPKNGLDKALDVVLYAVPQKAFYPPDSASASVHSVSSGGSDSMHGHMKTMGMDAFRVSLSSAVSTSSQGSGHDDGDALGDVFIWGEGTGDGVLGGGNQRVGSCLGVKMDSLFPKALESAVVLDVQNIACGGRHAALVTKQGEIFSWGEESGGRLGHGVDSDVLHPKLIDALSNTNIELVACGEYHTCAVTLSGDLYTWGNGAYNYGLLGHGNQVSHWVPKRVNGPLEGIHVSYISCGPWHTAVVTSAGQLFTFGDGTFGALGHGDRKSVSLPREVESLKGLRTVRAACGVWHTAAVVEVMVGNSSSSNCSSGKLFTWGDGDKGRLGHGSKEEKLVPTCVALIEHNFCQVACGHSLTVALTTSGHVYTMGSPVYGQLGNPQADGKLPIRVEGKLSKSFVEEIACGAYHVAVLTSRTEVYTWGKGANGRLGHGDTDDRNSPTLVEALKDKDVKSIACGTNFTAAICLHKWVSGVDQSMCSGCRMPFNFKRKRHNCYNCGLVFCHSCSSKKSLKASMAPNPNKPYRVCDNCFNKLRKTVETDSSSHSSVSRRGSVNHGSLELIDKDDKLDSRSRNQLARFSSIESFKQVESRSSKKNKKLEFNSSRVSPVPNGGSQWGALNISKSFNPVFGSSKKFFSASVPGSRIVSRATSPISRRPSPPRSTTPTPTLGGLTSPKIVVDDAKRTNDSLSQEVIKLRSQVENLTRKAQLQEVELERTTKQLKDAIAIAGEETAKCKAAKEVIKSLTAQLKDMAERLPVGPARNVKSPSLASSFGSNPCSNDVNYASIDRLNIQALSPEADLTASNNQILSNGSGTASNRSAGHNKQSQSDSTNRNGSRTKDCESRSESEWVEQDEPGVYITLTSLPGGKIELKRVRFSRKRFSEKQAEQWWAENRARVYEQYDVLMIDKSSVGVGGEELAH; encoded by the exons ATGGAAGGGTTCGG AATGGCTTCGGATCTTAGCAGAACCGGCCCTGTGGAAAGAGACATTGAGCAG GCCATTACTGCTTTAAAGAAAGGGGCTTGCTTGCTCAAGTATGGAAGAAGGGGAAAACCCAAGTTTTGTCCCTTTCGTCTTTCCAAT gatgAATCTGTTTTGATATGGTTCTCAGGGAAAGAAGAGAAACACCTCAAACTGAGTCATGTCTCTAGAATTATATCTGGACAACGCACA CCTATCTTTCAAAGATATCCACGACCTGAGAAAGAATACCAGTCATTCTCTCTTATCTACAATGATAGGTCACTGGACTTG ATATGCAAGGATAAAGATGAAGCTGAAGTCTGGTTCAGTGGTTTGAAAGCATTGATTTCCCGTAGCCATCACCGGAAGTGGAGAACAGAGTCAAGAAGTGAAGGTATTCCGTCTGAGGCTAATAGTCCTCGAACCTACACAAGAAGAAGTTCTCCGTTAAATTCTCCCTTTGGCAGTAATGAAAGCCTGAAAAAG GATAGTGGGGATCACCTACGCCTTCATAGCCCATATGAGAGTCCCCCTAAGAATGGTTTGGATAAAGCATTGGATGTGGTTTTGTATGCTGTCCCTCAAAAGGCTTTCTATCCTCCAGATTCTGCCAGTGCTTCAGTACATTCTGTGTCGTCTGGAGGATCAGACAGCATGCATGGTCACATGAAGACAATGGGTATGGATGCTTTTAGAGTTAGTCTATCAAGTGCCGTTAGCACCTCTAGCCAAGGTTCTGGTCATGATGATGGTGATGCTCTAGGGGATGTTTTTATTTGGGGGGAAGGCACAGGTGATGGTGTTCTGGGTGGTGGGAATCAACGAGTTGGGAGTTGTTTGGGTGTGAAAATGGATTCTCTATTTCCGAAAGCCTTGGAATCTGCAGTAGTTCTTGATGTGCAGAATATTGCTTGCGGTGGACGACATGCGGCCCTAGTGACCAAACAAGGTGAAATTTTCTCTTGGGGAGAGGAATCAGGTGGCAGACTTGGGCATGGTGTTGACTCTGATGTTCTCCATCCAAAGCTTATAGATGCTCTAAGTAATACAAATATTGAACTTGTAGCTTGTGGGGAATATCACACATGTGCTGTGACGCTTTCTGGTGATCTTTATACGTGGGGTAATGGTGCATACAATTATGGCCTTCTGGGACATGGAAATCAAGTGAGCCACTGGGTACCAAAGAGAGTAAATGGCCCCTTGGAAGGCATACATGTTTCATATATTTCTTGTGGACCATGGCACACTGCTGTTGTGACATCTGCTGGTCAATTATTTACTTTTGGTGATGGAACATTTGGTGCTTTGGGTCATGGAGACCGAAAAAGTGTTTCATTACCAAGGGAAGTAGAATCCCTCAAGGGTCTTCGTACTGTGCGGGCTGCGTGTGGTGTTTGGCATACAGCTGCAGTCGTGGAAGTCATGGTTGGAAATTCAAGTTCTAGCAACTGCTCTTCAGGGAAGCTGTTTACTTGGGGTGATGGAGACAAAGGGCGACTTGGGCATGGTAGTAAGGAAGAAAAACTTGTTCCTACCTGTGTTGCCCTCATTGAACACAATTTTTGTCAGGTCGCTTGTGGACATAGTCTTACTGTTGCACTTACCACCTCTGGCCATGTCTATACAATGGGCAGTCCTGTCTATGGCCAATTAGGCAATCCTCAGGCTGATGGGAAGCTACCAATACGTGTTGAAGGGAAATTGTCAAAAAGTTTTGTGGAGGAGATAGCTTGTGGTGCGTATCACGTTGCAGTTTTAACTTCAAGGACTGAAGTTTACACCTGGGGAAAGGGTGCAAATGGCCGTTTAGGCCATGGGGATACAGATGATAGAAATTCCCCGACATTAGTTGAAGCTCTGAAGGACAAAGATGTCAAAAGTATTGCTTGTGGAACTAATTTCACTGCAGCTATATGTCTGCATAAGTGGGTTTCTGGTGTTGACCAGTCTATGTGTTCGGGCTGTCGTATGCCatttaatttcaaaagaaaacgcCACAATTGTTATAATTGTGGACTTGTTTTTTGCCATTCATGTAGCAGTAAGAAGTCTCTTAAGGCTTCGATGGCACCAAACCCCAACAAACCGTATCGTGTGTGtgataattgttttaataaactTAGGAAAACAGTAGAAACTGATTCTTCGTCTCATTCTTCTGTGAGCAGAAGAGGAAGTGTCAATCATGGGTCGCTGGAGTTAATCGATAAGGATGATAAATTAGATTCTAGATCTCGAAATCAACTTGCAAGGTTTTCTTCAATTGAATCCTTCAAACAAGTGGAAAGCAGAtcttcaaagaaaaacaagaaattgGAATTCAACAGCAGCCGTGTCTCACCTGTTCCAAATGGGGGTTCACAATGGGGAGCATTGAATATTTCTAAATCTTTTAATCCTGTTTTTGGATCATCAAAGAAATTTTTCTCTGCTTCTGTTCCTGGATCTAGAATTGTTTCCCGAGCAACATCCCCGATATCTAGACGACCTAGTCCACCTCGCTCAACCACACCGACCCCAACCCTAGGAGGTCTTACATCACCAAAGATAGTTGTGGATGATGCTAAGAGGACTAATGATAGCCTCAGTCAGGAGGTTATTAAATTAAGATCACAG GTGGAAAACCTGACTCGGAAGGCCCAACTCCAAGAAGTTGAACTGGAAAGAACAACTAAACAGCTAAAAGATGCAATAGCAATTGCTGGGGAAGAAACTGCCAAATGCAAAGCAGCAAAGGAAGTAATAAAGTCACTCACTGCTCAG TTGAAGGACATGGCTGAGAGGCTACCTGTAGGACCTGCTAGGAATGTGAAATCACCGTCTCTTGCTTCTTCTTTTGGTTCTAATCCTTGTTCCAATGATGTTAACTATGCTTCCATTGACCGATTAAATATTCAAGCATTAAGTCCAGAGGCAGATTTAACTGCATCAAACAACCAGATTCTTTCAAATGGATCAGGCACTGCTAGCAACCGAAGTGCAGGTCACAATAAACAGAGCCAGTCTGATTCAACAAATAGAAATGGGAGCAGAACAAAAGACTGTGAATCCCGTAGTGAAAGTGAATGGGTCGAGCAAGATGAACCTGGTGTTTATATTACGCTCACCTCCCTTCCAGGAGGTAAAATAGAGCTTAAGAGAGTTCGCTTCAG TCGGAAGAGGTTCAGTGAGAAGCAAGCAGAGCAATGGTGGGCTGAGAATCGTGCAAGAGTATATGAACAGTACGATGTGCTGATGATTGACAAGTCTTCTGTGGGAGTTGGGGGTGAGGAGCTGGCTCATTGA
- the LOC114193506 gene encoding PH, RCC1 and FYVE domains-containing protein 1-like isoform X2: protein MIDKRWPYSFQPIFQRYPRPEKEYQSFSLIYNDRSLDLICKDKDEAEVWFSGLKALISRSHHRKWRTESRSEGIPSEANSPRTYTRRSSPLNSPFGSNESLKKDSGDHLRLHSPYESPPKNGLDKALDVVLYAVPQKAFYPPDSASASVHSVSSGGSDSMHGHMKTMGMDAFRVSLSSAVSTSSQGSGHDDGDALGDVFIWGEGTGDGVLGGGNQRVGSCLGVKMDSLFPKALESAVVLDVQNIACGGRHAALVTKQGEIFSWGEESGGRLGHGVDSDVLHPKLIDALSNTNIELVACGEYHTCAVTLSGDLYTWGNGAYNYGLLGHGNQVSHWVPKRVNGPLEGIHVSYISCGPWHTAVVTSAGQLFTFGDGTFGALGHGDRKSVSLPREVESLKGLRTVRAACGVWHTAAVVEVMVGNSSSSNCSSGKLFTWGDGDKGRLGHGSKEEKLVPTCVALIEHNFCQVACGHSLTVALTTSGHVYTMGSPVYGQLGNPQADGKLPIRVEGKLSKSFVEEIACGAYHVAVLTSRTEVYTWGKGANGRLGHGDTDDRNSPTLVEALKDKDVKSIACGTNFTAAICLHKWVSGVDQSMCSGCRMPFNFKRKRHNCYNCGLVFCHSCSSKKSLKASMAPNPNKPYRVCDNCFNKLRKTVETDSSSHSSVSRRGSVNHGSLELIDKDDKLDSRSRNQLARFSSIESFKQVESRSSKKNKKLEFNSSRVSPVPNGGSQWGALNISKSFNPVFGSSKKFFSASVPGSRIVSRATSPISRRPSPPRSTTPTPTLGGLTSPKIVVDDAKRTNDSLSQEVIKLRSQVENLTRKAQLQEVELERTTKQLKDAIAIAGEETAKCKAAKEVIKSLTAQLKDMAERLPVGPARNVKSPSLASSFGSNPCSNDVNYASIDRLNIQALSPEADLTASNNQILSNGSGTASNRSAGHNKQSQSDSTNRNGSRTKDCESRSESEWVEQDEPGVYITLTSLPGGKIELKRVRFSRKRFSEKQAEQWWAENRARVYEQYDVLMIDKSSVGVGGEELAH, encoded by the exons ATGATTGATAAAAGATGGCCCTACTCTTTTCAGCCTATCTTTCAAAGATATCCACGACCTGAGAAAGAATACCAGTCATTCTCTCTTATCTACAATGATAGGTCACTGGACTTG ATATGCAAGGATAAAGATGAAGCTGAAGTCTGGTTCAGTGGTTTGAAAGCATTGATTTCCCGTAGCCATCACCGGAAGTGGAGAACAGAGTCAAGAAGTGAAGGTATTCCGTCTGAGGCTAATAGTCCTCGAACCTACACAAGAAGAAGTTCTCCGTTAAATTCTCCCTTTGGCAGTAATGAAAGCCTGAAAAAG GATAGTGGGGATCACCTACGCCTTCATAGCCCATATGAGAGTCCCCCTAAGAATGGTTTGGATAAAGCATTGGATGTGGTTTTGTATGCTGTCCCTCAAAAGGCTTTCTATCCTCCAGATTCTGCCAGTGCTTCAGTACATTCTGTGTCGTCTGGAGGATCAGACAGCATGCATGGTCACATGAAGACAATGGGTATGGATGCTTTTAGAGTTAGTCTATCAAGTGCCGTTAGCACCTCTAGCCAAGGTTCTGGTCATGATGATGGTGATGCTCTAGGGGATGTTTTTATTTGGGGGGAAGGCACAGGTGATGGTGTTCTGGGTGGTGGGAATCAACGAGTTGGGAGTTGTTTGGGTGTGAAAATGGATTCTCTATTTCCGAAAGCCTTGGAATCTGCAGTAGTTCTTGATGTGCAGAATATTGCTTGCGGTGGACGACATGCGGCCCTAGTGACCAAACAAGGTGAAATTTTCTCTTGGGGAGAGGAATCAGGTGGCAGACTTGGGCATGGTGTTGACTCTGATGTTCTCCATCCAAAGCTTATAGATGCTCTAAGTAATACAAATATTGAACTTGTAGCTTGTGGGGAATATCACACATGTGCTGTGACGCTTTCTGGTGATCTTTATACGTGGGGTAATGGTGCATACAATTATGGCCTTCTGGGACATGGAAATCAAGTGAGCCACTGGGTACCAAAGAGAGTAAATGGCCCCTTGGAAGGCATACATGTTTCATATATTTCTTGTGGACCATGGCACACTGCTGTTGTGACATCTGCTGGTCAATTATTTACTTTTGGTGATGGAACATTTGGTGCTTTGGGTCATGGAGACCGAAAAAGTGTTTCATTACCAAGGGAAGTAGAATCCCTCAAGGGTCTTCGTACTGTGCGGGCTGCGTGTGGTGTTTGGCATACAGCTGCAGTCGTGGAAGTCATGGTTGGAAATTCAAGTTCTAGCAACTGCTCTTCAGGGAAGCTGTTTACTTGGGGTGATGGAGACAAAGGGCGACTTGGGCATGGTAGTAAGGAAGAAAAACTTGTTCCTACCTGTGTTGCCCTCATTGAACACAATTTTTGTCAGGTCGCTTGTGGACATAGTCTTACTGTTGCACTTACCACCTCTGGCCATGTCTATACAATGGGCAGTCCTGTCTATGGCCAATTAGGCAATCCTCAGGCTGATGGGAAGCTACCAATACGTGTTGAAGGGAAATTGTCAAAAAGTTTTGTGGAGGAGATAGCTTGTGGTGCGTATCACGTTGCAGTTTTAACTTCAAGGACTGAAGTTTACACCTGGGGAAAGGGTGCAAATGGCCGTTTAGGCCATGGGGATACAGATGATAGAAATTCCCCGACATTAGTTGAAGCTCTGAAGGACAAAGATGTCAAAAGTATTGCTTGTGGAACTAATTTCACTGCAGCTATATGTCTGCATAAGTGGGTTTCTGGTGTTGACCAGTCTATGTGTTCGGGCTGTCGTATGCCatttaatttcaaaagaaaacgcCACAATTGTTATAATTGTGGACTTGTTTTTTGCCATTCATGTAGCAGTAAGAAGTCTCTTAAGGCTTCGATGGCACCAAACCCCAACAAACCGTATCGTGTGTGtgataattgttttaataaactTAGGAAAACAGTAGAAACTGATTCTTCGTCTCATTCTTCTGTGAGCAGAAGAGGAAGTGTCAATCATGGGTCGCTGGAGTTAATCGATAAGGATGATAAATTAGATTCTAGATCTCGAAATCAACTTGCAAGGTTTTCTTCAATTGAATCCTTCAAACAAGTGGAAAGCAGAtcttcaaagaaaaacaagaaattgGAATTCAACAGCAGCCGTGTCTCACCTGTTCCAAATGGGGGTTCACAATGGGGAGCATTGAATATTTCTAAATCTTTTAATCCTGTTTTTGGATCATCAAAGAAATTTTTCTCTGCTTCTGTTCCTGGATCTAGAATTGTTTCCCGAGCAACATCCCCGATATCTAGACGACCTAGTCCACCTCGCTCAACCACACCGACCCCAACCCTAGGAGGTCTTACATCACCAAAGATAGTTGTGGATGATGCTAAGAGGACTAATGATAGCCTCAGTCAGGAGGTTATTAAATTAAGATCACAG GTGGAAAACCTGACTCGGAAGGCCCAACTCCAAGAAGTTGAACTGGAAAGAACAACTAAACAGCTAAAAGATGCAATAGCAATTGCTGGGGAAGAAACTGCCAAATGCAAAGCAGCAAAGGAAGTAATAAAGTCACTCACTGCTCAG TTGAAGGACATGGCTGAGAGGCTACCTGTAGGACCTGCTAGGAATGTGAAATCACCGTCTCTTGCTTCTTCTTTTGGTTCTAATCCTTGTTCCAATGATGTTAACTATGCTTCCATTGACCGATTAAATATTCAAGCATTAAGTCCAGAGGCAGATTTAACTGCATCAAACAACCAGATTCTTTCAAATGGATCAGGCACTGCTAGCAACCGAAGTGCAGGTCACAATAAACAGAGCCAGTCTGATTCAACAAATAGAAATGGGAGCAGAACAAAAGACTGTGAATCCCGTAGTGAAAGTGAATGGGTCGAGCAAGATGAACCTGGTGTTTATATTACGCTCACCTCCCTTCCAGGAGGTAAAATAGAGCTTAAGAGAGTTCGCTTCAG TCGGAAGAGGTTCAGTGAGAAGCAAGCAGAGCAATGGTGGGCTGAGAATCGTGCAAGAGTATATGAACAGTACGATGTGCTGATGATTGACAAGTCTTCTGTGGGAGTTGGGGGTGAGGAGCTGGCTCATTGA
- the LOC114195249 gene encoding GTP-binding protein At3g49725, chloroplastic — protein sequence MLRSFSSALRGCSRKFQTPLSCKKLYTSEGEGARARLPKLLVVQPRVRPEKLLQAKLNEALCLANSLEDQRDGYFHTDFFDKPLPPHVLVQNRVPRADSYFGHGTVDNIKCHVNAAAESKDEVDAVFVNAILSGIQQRNLERAWGKPVLDRVGLIIEIFNAHAFTKEAKLQAELAALSYKKTRLVRVRGPDGRYTFGASGEAEVVSARGRGSGGQGFMSGAGETELQLQRRRILERRNYLLSQIEEVRRTRALQRAGRRRRGGSSGQGLATVAVVGYTNAGKSTLVSKLSDSDLYSDCRLFATVDPRVRSAVLPSGKKVLFSDTVGFISDLPVQLVEAFHATLEEVVEADLLVHVVDSSAPNLDEHRTTVLQVLRQIGVSEEKLQNMIEVWNKIDMEEECMDVDEYLDGEDEDNFKVEEDDVKSELLAENEGMKEVGFETMEEKDYSDGWLYDDLVDEGDRQNESIEKHSDLDKDNSIGPSGPHVKTSAITGVGLQELLELIDQKLSVLNNKGAQVVERSIYERKWRPPQNQESGIAVEQ from the exons ATGTTGAGAAGCTTCTCTTCTGCACTGCGGGGATGTTCTAGAAAGTTCCAAACCCCACTCTCTTGCAAGAAGCTGTACACGAGCGAAGGCGAGGGTGCACGTGCGAGGCTTCCGAAGCTTCTGGTGGTTCAGCCGCGCGTGCGGCCGGAGAAGCTGTTGCAGGCGAAGCTGAACGAAGCTCTGTGCCTGGCAAACTCCCTCGAGGACCAGCGCGATGGCTATTTCCACACCGATTTCTTCGACAAGCCGTTGCCACCTCACGTGCTCGTTCAGAACCGCGTCCCACGCGCCGACTCCTATTTCGGCCACGGAACGGTCGATAACATCAAGTGTCACGTGAATGCTGCTGCGGAGTCTAAG GATGAGGTGGATGCAGTTTTTGTAAATGCGATACTGTCTGGGATTCAGCAACGGAATCTTGAG AGAGCTTGGGGGAAACCCGTGCTGGACCGTGTGGGACTTATCATTGAGATTTTCAATGCCCATGCGTTTACCAAGGAAGCGAAACTTCAG GCTGAACTCGCTGCTCTGTCCTACAAGAAGACCAGACTTGTTCGTGTTCGCGGCCCTGATGGTCGCTACACGTTTGGTGCTTCTGGAGAAGCTGAAGTTGTTAGCGCTCGAGG GAGAGGTAGTGGGGGACAAGGTTTTATGAGTGGTGCTGGAGAAACTGAACTTCAGCTTCAGCGACGAAG AATCCTGGAGAggagaaattatttattatctcaAATTGAAGAGGTTCGCCGCACCCGAGCTTTGCAGCGAGCTGGTCGCAGGAGGCGTGGAGGTTCATCTGGACAAGGCTTAGCCACTGTTGCTGTTGTTGGGTATACAAATGCT GGAAAATCTACATTAGTAAGTAAGTTATCAGACAGTGATCTGTATAGCGACTGTAG ATTGTTTGCCACAGTTGATCCAAGAGTAAGAAGTGCAGTTCTTCCTTCAGG AAAAAAAGTGCTTTTCAGTGACACAGTGGGATTCATATCTGACTTGCCTGTACAG ttGGTGGAAGCATTTCATGCAACTCTAGAAGAAGTGGTGGAAGCAGACCTGCTTGTG CATGTTGTAGATTCGAGTGCTCCCAATCTAGATGAGCATCGAACAACAGTGTTACAAGTTCTTCGACAAATAGGAGTGTCAGAAGAGAAGCTTCAGAATATGATTGAAGTTTGGAACAAG ATTGATATGGAAGAAGAATGCATGGACGTTGATGAATATCTtgatggtgaagatgaagaCAACTTCAAGGTAGAAGAAGATGATGTAAAATCTGAGTTATTAGCAGAAAATGAAGGCATGAAGGAGGTTGGTTTTGAGACCATGGAAGAAAAAGACTATTCTGATGGTTGGTTATATGATGATTTAGTCGATGAAGGTGACCGACAAAATGAGTCGATTGAAAAGCACAGTGATCTGGACAAAGATAACTCAATTGGACCATCTGGTCCACATGTGAAAACATCTGCTATCACAGGAGTTGGGTTGCAAGAATTGCTCGAATTGATAGATCAGAAACTTAGTGTTCTGAATAATAAGGGTGCACAGGTGGTTGAAAGAAGCATCTATGAACGAAAATGGAGGCCCCCCCAAAATCAGGAGTCTGGCATAGCAGTTGAACAGTAG
- the LOC114193407 gene encoding mitochondrial fission 1 protein A-like → MAKIEAKLGMIMDSVGQFFSGKDHLPYCDSDIVSGCEKEVLEAEKLSSDEQMQDCLLRLSWALVHSKHPQDVHRGIAMLEASLPSTKEPLQQREKLYLLAVGYFRNGDYSRSRDLVDRCLTIAPDWRQAVTLKKAIEDKITKDGVIGLGIAATAVGLIAGGIAAAVSRKK, encoded by the exons ATGGCGAAGATTGAAGCGAAGCTAGGGATGATCATGGATTCGGTGGGTCAGTTCTTCTCCGGCAAAGACCATCTACCCTATTGCGATTCTGACATCGTCTCT GGGTGTGAAAAGGAGGTATTGGAGGCAGAGAAACTATCTTCTGATGAACAGATGCAAGATTGTCTATTGCGTTTATCATGGGCTCTTGTGCACTCCAAACATCCCCAAGATGTGCACCGTGGGATAGCCATGCTTGAAG CATCTTTGCCTTCTACAAAGGAGCCATTGCAGCAAAGGGAGAAGCTTTATCTTCTGGCTGTTGGATACTTTAGAAATGGTGACTATTCAAGGAGTAGGGATCTTGTTGACAGGTGCCTCACG ATTGCACCCGACTGGAGGCAGGCAGTGACACTGAAGAAGGCAATCGAGGATAAGATCACAAAAG ATGGTGTAATTGGCTTAGGCATTGCTGCTACTGCTGTGGGACTTATAGCAGGTGGGATTGCAGCAGCTGTGTCTAGAAAAAAGTGA